The sequence TCTATAATCTGATTTTCCATGCCATACTGTGCGAAATATTGTTTCACTTTTTCAATTGCCATAATGAACCCCTACCTCCTTTTATCGGAGACTGTTCTCTAATCTATCCCTTTGCGAAATACAACGATGCGATTGCTGTTGGTTCCGCCCTGGTTATTGGCAACACCCCAGATATTGGCCGTTTTGGTAAACTGCTGTCGATTGATATAGGTTGCCTGTGGAAGCAAGCCGACTTCCCGAATCATGCTGAAGACCGTTTTATCCAGTTCAATTTTCCCTTTGCGAACTTCGCCGACTTCAAAAGCGCCATATGCCCCAGGCACCATGATGCGTTTGAATTCCAGAAAAACTTCGGTCATACTTTTCGTCCATTGCTCCAAATTATGCAGATTGGTCATACGACCAGCGACTGCCGCCGTATCGATATGATTGAACCAACAGCGCAGCCAATTATCGTTGCGATACTGTACGGTATCGAGAAACGGCGGTGAGGTGACGATCAAGTTCACCGTACTGTCTTCAATCGCGTAGGTATTGGCGGCATCCTGATTGAGAAAGATGCCGCCTTTTCCCGGCCAGGGGTAGGGAATTTCTTTCAGCAGCGTTTTGCTTTTTTCCCGAATGATTGCTTTGACATCGCGGTAAATACTGAAATCGTTCCGGTAGCGCTGGTTGATGATTTGCTGCCGCTCCGGGGTAACCGCCTGGTTGGGCGGCAGGGTGTAAACAGAAAAAAAGCCCTTGGAATGACCCGTTAGACGGTTGGTTGCCACCATGCGGATCCATTCATCCAAGGCATCCTCCAAACCGCTGCGGCGGCGATAATCCAGATAGCGGCGCAATGAACGCAATTCCGCTAACGTAGTCTGATTATAAAAAACGCCTAAATCCGGCTCGTCTACCTCAGCCGATGTCTGCAAGCTCAAATCGATTTCCTGCAGGCGCTGTTCCACCGCCCTTAGTGTGGGTGGCTCCACCCGCGGCCGCGCTAAAATCTTCATCAGCGGATTGATATCATTGGCAATAAAGCGGCGTCCCATCAGCGCAGCTTGCACGGCTGTGGTGCCGCGGCCGGCAAAGGGATCATAAACAACATCCTGCGGCGTTGAAAAGCGCGCAATAAAGTATTCCGGCAACTCCGCTTTAAAACAGGCCCGATAGGATATTTCATGCAGCGAACTCATCTGCCGCTGACGTGCGGTCCACAGTTCACCGTCGATCATTTGATAATCCTCCGGGTAAGAGGGTATGTCTCTCTGCTGCGCTGGCCGTTTGCTTTTTTTCAGGATCTTATGGGCGTCATTTGCCGTATGCTCCTCCATAGCGTCCCTTCCTTTTCATCCTATCCTGGCTTTCTATTTCGCTGGTTCCGGATGCAAACCCTTTTCGCCTTGCATTTAGTTTTTTGCAGCTGCCTTGCTTCGCCCGGCAAGCAGGATTATTTCTGTTGATAAGCGAAATAATGTTTATTCAGCGTGAAAGTGAGGAGTCTTGATGCCCGAAGCCTTTGCCAAAGCCGATCAGATAGCAGGAAAGCCGCACCTTGCTGCGAAACTGCTGCTGTTTACCCTGTTTCTTTTACTGGTCTATTTTGTAAATACCGTTTTTCCGTATTCTTTTCAGGATGAGAGCCTCGAAAATACCTACCTGAGCTGGCAGGAAAATTTGCCGGGGAAACTGACCTTTGCCAATTACCTTGGCGCAGTCCAACAGCAGTCCCCATATCACAACCGGGAACTCTTATATTTCCTCTGGCGGGACAGTGCTGCCTTGCTGACAGATCCGACGCAGCTGACACCGGACAACGAAGACTATCTGGCTTATTGCAAGTGGATCAGCGAACTTGTGACGCAGAGCGGCCGCATCCCCAATCAGCAGCTGCATTATCTGCGCAATCAACTGATCCTGTCTATCGAGAACCTCGCGCAGCTGAAAGAGTATCAAAACACGCATCCGGATGCCTGGATCCTCTATACGGCGGAGAATTCTCTCTTACAGCTGAATGGACCGGATGGCATTTTTAATCTGAAGTTTGCTGCCGCCGATAAAAGTTTTGAACTGGTTTTTTGCAAAGCAGAAGATTTGAACCGGCTCGGTTCAGCTCGGGTTATAAGAGAGGCAGCAGATCCTTTCGATAATTCAGGAACTTATAATTATGCTGCCGGCGATCTATTCCAGCATATCCTCTTTGATGTTGTGCCTTCTTATTTATACGGCAATACGGCGGCAAAAAATGGCGGGTTTTTCGCTAATCTGACGCGGTTTCAAAAAAATTCCAGTGCCAATCAAAAAGCTTATGCGGCAAGTTTGACCGCGCAGGCCTATCGTCAGGCCGTTGCAGAATATCTGGCAAAATAAACGATACGGAGGTTACCATGACCGATCAACAGCTATACCAAATCTCTGTCGCTCAACAGCATTTTGCTTATGCACCCTATTCTCATTTTCGCGTGGGAGCGGCGCTGCTATGTAAAAGCGGCACCATCTATGGCGGCTGCAATATTGAGAGTGCCGCTTACAGCGCGACGCTATGCGCCGAGCGAACCGCATTAGCCAAAGCCGTATCAGCAGGAGAGCAGGATTTCACCGCAATCGCCATCAGCGCTTCTTCGGGTGAATTTACCTTTCCCTGCGGCGTCTGCCGTCAGTTGCTGGCCGAATTCAATCCGGATTTACAGGTGATTGTGGGCAACGAGCGGGGTGAATTCAAACGATATTCTTTGCGGGAATTGCTGCCGGAAGCATTCACCGGTAAAAATCTCTAAGCAATATCCGGGAACAGATTAAAAATCCCGCTGCGGTTACCGCGACGGGATTTTTCGTAGGCTTCATCGATTTTTCCGGCAGTTGCCTGCTTAATAACTGATCGCCTTTTGGGGACATTTGTCGACACAGAGACCGCAGGCGATGCATTTATCCGGATCAATCCGGTATTTTTGTTTCAATTCTCCCGTTATAGCCCCCACCGGACAAATGCGGGCGCAGAGAGAACAACCGTTACAGGCTTCGCCAATAATCGGCTTATCGTGTTTTTTATATTCTTCGATCACAAGCGCGTGGGTGGGGCATTTACTGACACACAAACCGCAGCTGCGGCATTTACTGTAATCGATCACGGCGATATTGCGCAATTTGCGAGGATTGGCTTTCTGCCATGTTTCGTCATTGACATCTTTGATTACCTTGATGGCGCCAAAAGGGCAGGTCTTTTCACAAATACCGCAGCCGATACAGCCGGTATTACAGTTTGTTTTGCGTACCGCTACGCCGGTATCCATCGAAGAACAATTGACATGAACAGCGGCAGTTTTCGGCACCGTCATGATCAATTGTTTGGGACATTCTTTGATGCATAAACCACAATTTTGGCATTTCTCTTCATCAATGAAGGGAACACCGTCACTGCTCATCTGAATCGCATCAAAAGGACAAACCCGCACACAATCGCCATACCGCAGGCAGCCGTAGGCGCAGGATTCCACACCACCGCCGACCAGATTGGCTGCCCGACAGGAAGGAATACCCTGATAATCCGCTCTTTGAGTGCAGCCGCCGCTGCACATGACGCAAGCGACCTTCACTTCGCTGCTGGGCGTGACACTCGTCCCCATCAGCTCGCTGATTTTAGCGGCCACGGCCGTGCCGCCCACGGGACAGGCATTGACCGGCGCCTCTCCTTTGGCGATGGCGGCCGCCAATGCGGCACAACCGGGCCAGCCGCAGGCGCCACAATTGGCACCCGGCAACACACCTTGAATGGCTTCTACCTTGGGATCTACTTCCACTGCAAATTGAGTGCTGGCATAGGCGAGCAGACAGCCAAAGGCTGCGCCCAAAGCACCGAGAGATAGAATACTGGACAGCATGGAACAACCCCCTCTACAATGTTAATAGATCCTGGAATAAGCCCTGGAAGCCATAAAACGAGATGGCCATCAGACCTGTTATGATAAGAGAAATGGGAAATCCCTGCAGTGATTCCGGGATGCTGGAAAAAATCAATTTTTCCCGCACCCCAGCCATCAGAGTAATCGCCAGGAAATACCCCAGAGCATAGGCAAATCCGCTGACCATGGCGTAGAAGAAATTATAATCCTGCTGAACATTCAAAACGGCGCAGCCCAATACAGCGCAATTGGTGGTGATCAAAGGCAGGTAAACACCCAAAGCCCGATACAGCGTGGGACTGACTTTTTTGATGACCATTTCCACGAATTGCACCAGAGCGGCAATTACCAGGATAAAGGTAACCGTCTGCATATAACCGATATTGAACACGTTGAGAATATAATGCTGCACCAGCCAGGTCACGGCGCTGGCTGCCGTCATGACAAAGGTAACCGCGATGCCCATGCCCACTGCGGTGTCTACCTGATCCGAGCAGCCAAGGAAGGAACAAATGCCCAAGAATTTGACAAAAATGTAATTATTGATCAAAATACCGGATATCAGTAATGAAACAATCCCCATTTGATTCCCCTCCTCTACGCCGCTTTTCTGCGATTGGTAATTAATTTAATGATGCCAAGGATCATACCCAAAGTTAAAAATGCGCCGGGGGCCTGCACCATCACCTTGGCGGCCGGGAAATTCGCGCCCAAAAGATCGACGCCAAAGAAAGAACCGTTGCCCAGCAACTCACGAACAGCCGCAACGATGATCAGGGCCAGCATATAACCTAGGCCCATACCGAAACCATCACAGGCAGAAACGAGGACGCCATTCTTATAGGCAAAACTCTCCGCTCTGGCTAAAATGATACAGTTAACCACGATCAAAGGGATAAAGATACCGAGCGTGGCATGCATGGCAGGCATATAGGCTTTCATGAAAAGATCTACCACAGTCACC is a genomic window of Negativicutes bacterium containing:
- a CDS encoding site-specific DNA-methyltransferase, translated to MEEHTANDAHKILKKSKRPAQQRDIPSYPEDYQMIDGELWTARQRQMSSLHEISYRACFKAELPEYFIARFSTPQDVVYDPFAGRGTTAVQAALMGRRFIANDINPLMKILARPRVEPPTLRAVEQRLQEIDLSLQTSAEVDEPDLGVFYNQTTLAELRSLRRYLDYRRRSGLEDALDEWIRMVATNRLTGHSKGFFSVYTLPPNQAVTPERQQIINQRYRNDFSIYRDVKAIIREKSKTLLKEIPYPWPGKGGIFLNQDAANTYAIEDSTVNLIVTSPPFLDTVQYRNDNWLRCWFNHIDTAAVAGRMTNLHNLEQWTKSMTEVFLEFKRIMVPGAYGAFEVGEVRKGKIELDKTVFSMIREVGLLPQATYINRQQFTKTANIWGVANNQGGTNSNRIVVFRKGID
- the cdd gene encoding cytidine deaminase, producing the protein MTDQQLYQISVAQQHFAYAPYSHFRVGAALLCKSGTIYGGCNIESAAYSATLCAERTALAKAVSAGEQDFTAIAISASSGEFTFPCGVCRQLLAEFNPDLQVIVGNERGEFKRYSLRELLPEAFTGKNL
- a CDS encoding RnfABCDGE type electron transport complex subunit B, which produces MLSSILSLGALGAAFGCLLAYASTQFAVEVDPKVEAIQGVLPGANCGACGWPGCAALAAAIAKGEAPVNACPVGGTAVAAKISELMGTSVTPSSEVKVACVMCSGGCTQRADYQGIPSCRAANLVGGGVESCAYGCLRYGDCVRVCPFDAIQMSSDGVPFIDEEKCQNCGLCIKECPKQLIMTVPKTAAVHVNCSSMDTGVAVRKTNCNTGCIGCGICEKTCPFGAIKVIKDVNDETWQKANPRKLRNIAVIDYSKCRSCGLCVSKCPTHALVIEEYKKHDKPIIGEACNGCSLCARICPVGAITGELKQKYRIDPDKCIACGLCVDKCPQKAISY
- a CDS encoding RnfABCDGE type electron transport complex subunit A: MGIVSLLISGILINNYIFVKFLGICSFLGCSDQVDTAVGMGIAVTFVMTAASAVTWLVQHYILNVFNIGYMQTVTFILVIAALVQFVEMVIKKVSPTLYRALGVYLPLITTNCAVLGCAVLNVQQDYNFFYAMVSGFAYALGYFLAITLMAGVREKLIFSSIPESLQGFPISLIITGLMAISFYGFQGLFQDLLTL
- a CDS encoding electron transport complex subunit E, which codes for MKNKYWNAINNGIFGENPLFRMVLGTCPALAVTTAVDNAVWMGLMVIFVLTFSNIVISMMRKVIPDKIRIPSFVIIIATLVTVVDLFMKAYMPAMHATLGIFIPLIVVNCIILARAESFAYKNGVLVSACDGFGMGLGYMLALIIVAAVRELLGNGSFFGVDLLGANFPAAKVMVQAPGAFLTLGMILGIIKLITNRRKAA